One window from the genome of Flavobacterium agricola encodes:
- a CDS encoding dihydrofolate reductase, producing the protein MIILIAAVANNLALGKNNSMMWHLPNDFKHFKNKTYNHKIVMGRKTFESLPGVLPNRQHIIVTRDNAYQAPESCWIASDLETVLKSYPNETIYVIGGGEIYKQALPFAHKIELTKVDYSFEDADTFFPEINYDQWQTIAHEKHEKDSKHAFDYEFITLVRK; encoded by the coding sequence ATGATAATTTTAATTGCAGCGGTTGCCAACAACTTAGCTTTGGGCAAAAACAACAGCATGATGTGGCATTTACCTAATGATTTTAAACATTTTAAAAATAAAACATACAATCATAAAATTGTTATGGGCCGCAAAACGTTTGAAAGTTTACCCGGCGTACTACCGAACAGACAACATATTATTGTTACGCGTGACAACGCATACCAAGCTCCCGAAAGTTGTTGGATTGCATCCGATTTAGAAACCGTTTTAAAAAGTTATCCGAACGAAACAATTTATGTAATTGGCGGAGGCGAAATATACAAGCAAGCTTTACCGTTTGCTCATAAAATAGAACTTACAAAGGTAGATTATTCGTTTGAGGATGCAGATACGTTTTTTCCAGAAATAAATTACGACCAATGGCAAACCATTGCTCACGAAAAACATGAAAAAGACAGCAAACACGCCTTTGATTACGAATTTATAACCTTAGTAAGAAAGTAG
- a CDS encoding 2TM domain-containing protein: MKPNSEEFQQYEYARKRTQAKKNVYYHFITLLIGCAFMYIANNWLGVFPEYKWYIWASFAWLFIFILHVIQVFITNRFMGKKWEQAQIEKLVKKQQEKMAVLEKQVEKQMLDEQNQP, from the coding sequence ATGAAACCAAACAGCGAAGAATTTCAGCAATATGAATATGCCAGAAAACGTACACAAGCCAAAAAAAATGTGTACTACCATTTCATAACCTTACTAATAGGTTGTGCCTTTATGTACATTGCTAACAATTGGTTAGGTGTTTTTCCAGAATACAAATGGTACATTTGGGCATCTTTTGCATGGCTTTTCATTTTTATTTTGCACGTAATTCAGGTATTTATTACCAACCGATTTATGGGTAAAAAATGGGAACAAGCACAAATAGAAAAACTTGTAAAAAAACAACAAGAAAAAATGGCTGTTTTAGAAAAGCAAGTTGAAAAACAAATGTTAGACGAACAAAACCAACCATGA
- a CDS encoding thymidylate synthase has protein sequence MKQYLDLVNHVLEHGTQKGDRTGTGTLSVFGYQMRFDLAEGFPMVTTKKLHLKSIIHELLWFLKGKTNIEYLKQHDVKIWDAWADENGNLGPIYGHQWRNWNSEEIDQIAEVIEILKTNPNSRRMLVSAWNPSSLPNDKVSFAENVANNKAALPPCHAFFQFYVANGKLSCQLYQRSADIFLGVPFNIASYALLTLMIAQVCNLQPGEFIHTFGDAHIYNNHIEQLQLQVSREPKPLPKMILNPNIKNIFDFTFDDFTLENYETHPHIKGSVSV, from the coding sequence ATGAAACAATATTTAGATTTAGTGAATCATGTTTTAGAACATGGAACCCAAAAAGGTGATCGTACCGGAACCGGAACATTAAGCGTTTTTGGCTACCAAATGCGATTTGATTTGGCAGAAGGTTTCCCGATGGTAACTACAAAAAAGCTTCATCTAAAATCTATTATTCATGAATTACTGTGGTTTTTAAAAGGAAAAACAAACATTGAGTATTTAAAACAACACGACGTTAAAATATGGGATGCTTGGGCGGATGAAAACGGAAATTTAGGGCCAATTTACGGGCATCAATGGCGCAATTGGAACTCGGAAGAAATTGATCAGATTGCCGAAGTAATTGAAATTTTAAAAACCAATCCGAATTCTAGACGCATGTTAGTTTCTGCCTGGAATCCGTCATCTTTACCAAACGATAAAGTTTCGTTTGCCGAAAATGTGGCTAACAACAAAGCAGCTTTACCGCCTTGCCATGCGTTTTTTCAGTTTTACGTTGCAAACGGTAAGTTATCATGCCAATTGTACCAACGCAGCGCCGATATTTTTTTAGGTGTGCCATTTAATATTGCATCATATGCGTTATTAACTTTAATGATTGCACAAGTTTGTAATTTACAACCGGGTGAATTTATTCATACCTTTGGTGATGCACATATTTACAACAACCATATCGAACAACTGCAGTTACAAGTTAGCCGAGAACCGAAACCATTACCAAAAATGATTTTAAACCCAAACATCAAAAATATTTTCGATTTTACTTTTGATGATTTCACCTTAGAAAATTACGAAACGCATCCACATATTAAAGGATCTGTTTCAGTATAA
- a CDS encoding bifunctional nuclease family protein: MSLVKLIIEGISYSQTQNGAYALILNEADGDRKLPIVIGAFEAQSIAITLEKDITPPRPLTHDLFKNFADRFDIKIKQIIIHKLVDGVFYSSIICERDGIEEIIDARTSDAIALALRFDAPIFTYKGILDKAGIIFKPKNEITEKEDADEEYQDDDDLDLDDISLLDDILDDNKEADHFKNEFKNQTLEQLYVLLDTSIQNEDYEKAAYIRDEINNREA; encoded by the coding sequence ATGAGTTTAGTTAAATTAATAATAGAAGGTATTTCTTACAGCCAAACCCAAAACGGCGCCTATGCTTTAATTTTAAACGAAGCAGACGGTGACCGTAAATTACCCATTGTTATTGGTGCTTTTGAGGCACAATCAATAGCAATTACTTTAGAAAAAGATATTACACCACCACGCCCATTAACCCACGATCTTTTTAAAAACTTTGCCGATCGCTTCGACATCAAAATCAAACAAATTATTATTCATAAATTAGTAGATGGTGTTTTTTATTCAAGCATAATTTGTGAACGCGACGGTATAGAAGAAATTATTGATGCTAGAACATCAGATGCTATTGCGTTAGCTTTACGTTTTGATGCACCGATTTTTACCTACAAAGGCATTTTAGATAAAGCCGGAATTATTTTTAAACCTAAAAATGAAATTACCGAAAAAGAAGATGCTGATGAAGAATATCAAGATGATGACGATTTAGATTTAGACGACATTTCGCTTTTAGATGATATTTTAGATGATAATAAAGAAGCTGATCATTTTAAAAATGAATTTAAAAATCAAACGTTAGAACAGCTTTATGTTTTATTAGATACATCAATTCAAAACGAAGATTACGAAAAAGCGGCGTATATTAGAGACGAAATTAACAACCGAGAAGCATAA
- a CDS encoding electron transfer flavoprotein subunit alpha/FixB family protein: MSILIYAESAEGKIKKVAFELASYAKKVAEQQGTTVTALTINADDVSVLAKYGVDKVLKVNQADLKTFNAKAYADVIKQAAQKEGAKLVVLSSTTDAKYLAPLAAMDLDASFASNVVALPESTAPFIVKRTAFSNKGFVFTALESDVKVIALGKNSFGLIEANGTATAEDFNPTVTLDQIKVENVEKVSGKVTIADAEIVVSAGRGLKGPENWGMVEELAEVLGAATACSKPVSDLDWRPHSEHVGQTGKPVAANLYIAIGISGAIQHIAGINASKVKVVINNDPEAPFFKVSDYGVVGDAFQVVPELIKKLKEFKAANH, encoded by the coding sequence ATGTCAATCTTAATATATGCAGAATCTGCAGAAGGAAAAATAAAAAAAGTAGCTTTTGAATTGGCTTCTTACGCTAAAAAAGTTGCAGAACAACAAGGCACAACCGTTACCGCATTAACTATTAATGCAGACGATGTAAGCGTTTTAGCAAAATACGGCGTTGATAAGGTTTTAAAAGTTAATCAAGCTGATTTAAAAACTTTTAACGCAAAAGCATATGCTGATGTAATAAAACAAGCAGCTCAAAAAGAAGGAGCAAAATTAGTTGTTTTATCATCTACAACCGATGCTAAATATTTAGCACCATTAGCAGCTATGGATTTAGATGCAAGCTTCGCATCTAACGTTGTAGCTTTACCAGAATCTACTGCGCCATTTATTGTAAAACGCACAGCATTTTCTAACAAAGGTTTTGTTTTTACAGCTTTAGAAAGTGATGTAAAAGTTATTGCTTTAGGTAAAAATTCTTTTGGATTGATCGAAGCAAACGGCACTGCAACTGCAGAGGATTTTAATCCAACCGTAACATTAGATCAAATAAAAGTTGAAAACGTAGAAAAAGTTTCAGGTAAAGTTACCATTGCTGATGCAGAAATTGTTGTTTCGGCAGGACGTGGTTTAAAAGGACCTGAAAACTGGGGCATGGTTGAAGAATTAGCCGAAGTTTTAGGCGCTGCAACAGCATGTTCTAAACCAGTATCTGACCTAGATTGGAGACCACATTCTGAGCACGTTGGGCAAACGGGTAAACCGGTAGCAGCAAACTTATATATTGCAATCGGTATTTCGGGAGCTATTCAGCATATTGCCGGAATCAATGCATCAAAAGTTAAAGTTGTAATCAATAACGATCCAGAAGCTCCTTTCTTTAAAGTTTCAGATTACGGTGTGGTTGGTGATGCATTTCAGGTTGTACCAGAATTAATTAAAAAATTAAAAGAATTTAAAGCTGCAAATCATTAA
- a CDS encoding pyruvate dehydrogenase complex E1 component subunit beta codes for MNKQTFMRTIQFREAICEAMSEEMRRDDKVYSMGEEVAEYNGAYKASKGMLDEFGPKRVIDTPIAELGFAGIAVGSTMNGLRPIVEFMTFNFSLVGIDQIINNAAKMRQMSGGQFTMPIVFRGPSGSAGQLAATHSQSFESWFANTPGLKVVIPSNPYDAKGLLKSAIRDNDPVIFMESEQMYGDKGEVPEGEYLIPLGVADIKREGKDVTIVSFGKIIKEAYKAADELSKEGISCEIIDLRTIRPMDQEAILNSVKKTNRLVILEEAWPFASVSSEITYLVQEKAFDFLDAPIQRITTADTPAPFSPELLKEWLPNADDVIKAVKKVMYK; via the coding sequence TTGAATAAACAAACATTTATGAGAACGATTCAATTTAGAGAAGCTATATGCGAAGCGATGAGCGAAGAAATGCGTCGCGACGACAAAGTATATTCAATGGGTGAGGAAGTAGCTGAATATAACGGTGCTTACAAAGCTTCAAAAGGAATGCTGGATGAATTTGGACCAAAACGTGTAATTGATACTCCAATTGCTGAGTTAGGATTTGCTGGTATTGCTGTAGGTTCAACCATGAATGGTTTACGACCAATTGTTGAATTTATGACTTTCAACTTCTCGTTAGTAGGAATTGATCAAATTATAAACAACGCTGCTAAAATGCGTCAAATGTCAGGCGGACAATTTACTATGCCAATTGTTTTTAGAGGACCATCAGGATCTGCAGGACAATTAGCAGCAACGCACTCTCAATCTTTTGAAAGCTGGTTCGCTAACACACCAGGTTTAAAAGTTGTAATTCCATCAAACCCATATGATGCAAAAGGATTATTAAAATCAGCAATCCGTGATAACGACCCAGTTATCTTTATGGAATCAGAGCAAATGTACGGGGATAAAGGTGAAGTGCCAGAAGGTGAATATTTAATTCCACTTGGTGTTGCAGATATCAAACGTGAAGGTAAAGATGTTACTATTGTATCTTTCGGTAAAATTATTAAAGAAGCATATAAAGCTGCAGATGAATTATCTAAAGAAGGAATTTCTTGTGAAATTATCGACTTACGTACCATCCGTCCAATGGATCAAGAAGCTATTTTAAACTCGGTTAAAAAAACTAATCGTTTAGTTATTTTAGAAGAAGCTTGGCCATTTGCATCTGTGTCGTCAGAAATTACTTATTTAGTGCAAGAAAAAGCATTTGACTTTTTAGATGCACCAATTCAACGTATTACAACGGCTGACACACCAGCACCATTTTCACCAGAATTGTTGAAAGAATGGTTGCCAAATGCAGATGATGTGATTAAAGCTGTTAAAAAAGTGATGTACAAATAA
- a CDS encoding inorganic diphosphatase, with protein sequence MSASVKTFDAFIEIPRGSRNKYEYDFDKKRIRFDRMLYSAMFYPADYGFIPETLALDGDPLDVLVLFTEPSTPGCLVEVKPIAVFKMADDKGPDEKIICVPVADPIMNKLNNISDINEHLIKEIEHFFKVYKDLENKSVDVQGWADVDVALEMIDECSARFQALTNAEKAKYSIEL encoded by the coding sequence ATGAGTGCAAGTGTAAAAACTTTCGATGCTTTCATCGAAATTCCAAGAGGAAGCAGAAATAAATACGAATACGATTTTGATAAAAAAAGAATTCGTTTTGACCGTATGTTATATTCTGCTATGTTTTACCCAGCTGATTATGGTTTTATTCCTGAAACTTTAGCTTTAGACGGTGATCCGTTAGATGTTTTAGTTTTATTTACAGAGCCATCAACTCCTGGTTGTTTGGTAGAGGTAAAACCAATTGCTGTTTTTAAAATGGCTGACGATAAAGGTCCTGATGAGAAAATTATCTGTGTACCGGTTGCAGATCCAATTATGAATAAGTTAAACAACATTTCGGATATCAACGAACATTTAATTAAAGAGATTGAACATTTCTTTAAAGTTTACAAAGATTTAGAAAATAAATCGGTTGATGTTCAAGGTTGGGCGGATGTAGATGTTGCTTTAGAAATGATTGACGAATGTTCGGCTCGTTTCCAAGCGTTAACAAATGCAGAAAAAGCTAAATATTCTATCGAATTATAA
- a CDS encoding deoxynucleoside kinase gives MHIAVAGNIGAGKTTLTQALAHHFNWEPHFEDVVDNPYLDDFYHAMDRWSFNLQIYFLNSRFRQVLEIRESGKNIIQDRTIYEDAKIFAPNLHAMGLMSERDFKNYVSLFELMQRLVSAPDLLIYLRSSTPNLVKNIQKRGRDYENSISIDYLSKLNDRYEDWISSYDKGKLLIVDVDALDFVDNPEDLGSIITRVDAELNGLFETK, from the coding sequence ATGCACATAGCTGTAGCAGGAAATATTGGCGCAGGAAAAACAACCTTAACCCAAGCTTTAGCCCATCATTTTAATTGGGAACCGCATTTTGAAGATGTAGTAGATAATCCTTATTTAGATGATTTTTACCATGCCATGGATCGTTGGTCATTTAACCTACAAATTTATTTTTTAAACAGCAGGTTTAGACAAGTGCTTGAGATTAGAGAAAGCGGAAAAAACATTATTCAGGACCGAACAATTTATGAAGATGCCAAAATATTTGCACCCAATTTACACGCTATGGGATTAATGAGCGAACGTGATTTTAAAAACTACGTTTCTTTGTTTGAGTTGATGCAACGTTTGGTTTCTGCTCCAGATTTATTAATTTACTTACGCAGTTCTACCCCGAATTTGGTAAAAAACATTCAGAAACGCGGTCGTGATTACGAAAATTCAATTTCTATTGATTATTTAAGTAAATTAAACGACAGGTATGAAGATTGGATTAGCAGCTATGATAAAGGCAAACTTTTAATAGTTGATGTTGATGCGTTAGATTTTGTAGATAATCCAGAAGATTTAGGAAGCATTATTACACGCGTAGATGCTGAATTAAATGGTTTATTTGAAACCAAATAG
- a CDS encoding DUF4833 domain-containing protein: protein MKGLLTRFFLFFISFCWAQSNYPVPKAAAGQLFYIQHSASTNTYVYEVRLRDGKIDANNPIEVYRILFEERGQKANLTLTQRKLAYGYTAQKITDNNYKFSLAAEKKHFMTLVYLNGKYVVETTVNNKKIILHKMFIKIKDNTNPLKFEVDYILFYGKDLKTNKELVEKLMITN from the coding sequence ATGAAAGGATTACTAACCCGTTTTTTTTTATTTTTTATTAGTTTTTGTTGGGCGCAAAGTAATTATCCCGTTCCAAAAGCTGCTGCAGGGCAATTGTTTTACATTCAGCATAGCGCAAGCACAAATACCTACGTTTACGAAGTTCGGTTACGTGATGGAAAAATTGACGCGAATAATCCAATCGAAGTTTATCGTATTTTGTTTGAAGAACGTGGACAAAAAGCTAATTTAACTTTAACCCAACGTAAGCTGGCTTATGGTTATACGGCCCAAAAAATAACTGATAATAACTATAAGTTTAGCTTGGCAGCAGAAAAAAAACACTTTATGACTTTGGTTTATTTAAACGGAAAATATGTGGTTGAAACAACCGTAAATAATAAAAAAATTATTTTACATAAAATGTTTATCAAAATAAAAGATAATACAAATCCATTAAAGTTTGAAGTAGATTATATTTTGTTTTACGGTAAAGATTTAAAAACAAATAAAGAACTTGTAGAAAAACTCATGATTACTAATTAA
- a CDS encoding NHL repeat-containing protein: MKKTIVSIFVFIFTIGNAQKQNYNWIFGVYNGLTWKEKQHIKVKGLFGTPDAILTDLPTSLSNPMLNTVEGTFTISDLNGNLLLYSDGANIYNKNNDAISGGLGGNSTSTQSGSIVLYPGEVNKYIAISAGFGNGVYQGLFYTIIDMNLNGGLGGIPNYPSTATPLRHLPFTGAKGILGETVTAGRHANRKDIWVLAPSRTSAAYPGKTALEVWAINSTNASEFQNTVHSSFELDDVITFPNNPGGYIRFTNDTKHFAWINFGDFPNPNGEVFLCIGDFDNETGTISNVRIKRNVQIDETSNGYGVEFTNDNKYLYITLSPPGPLGKWTSHLIVYDFEELLNTNSEQELLEVAPLKVISTPAAVITTSPNLYYGALQTSPDGRMYIANMWKNSVLVIDNPKDPVNMRLYELPTAGATRYGLPNFAVPWFTTGVEINQDPNSLCANKQIPIDFYIVDGEGYEQVDKITVDYGDGITQTDLVPLTPGIHSKKHTYSNPGMYNIKMDAYKADNTVFTSFDKTLIINSCSVKVNPFIRGEFKS, from the coding sequence ATGAAAAAAACAATCGTAAGCATTTTCGTATTTATTTTTACAATTGGCAATGCACAAAAACAAAATTACAATTGGATTTTTGGTGTATATAATGGTTTGACTTGGAAGGAAAAGCAACACATAAAAGTCAAAGGCTTATTTGGCACACCAGATGCTATTTTAACAGATTTACCTACAAGTTTAAGTAACCCTATGTTAAATACAGTTGAAGGTACATTTACCATATCTGATTTAAACGGTAATTTGCTTTTATATTCTGACGGTGCAAATATATATAACAAAAACAATGACGCAATTTCAGGCGGATTAGGAGGAAATTCAACTTCAACTCAATCAGGTAGTATTGTTTTATATCCTGGTGAAGTAAACAAATACATTGCTATTTCCGCTGGATTTGGAAATGGTGTTTATCAAGGCTTATTCTATACCATAATTGATATGAATTTGAATGGAGGATTAGGAGGTATTCCTAATTATCCAAGTACTGCCACTCCGCTAAGACATTTACCTTTTACAGGTGCTAAAGGAATTTTAGGCGAAACTGTTACAGCAGGTCGCCACGCTAACAGAAAAGATATTTGGGTACTTGCTCCAAGTAGAACAAGCGCAGCTTACCCGGGTAAAACTGCTTTAGAAGTTTGGGCTATTAACAGTACCAATGCATCAGAATTTCAAAACACAGTGCATAGTAGTTTTGAATTAGATGACGTAATAACTTTTCCAAATAATCCAGGAGGATATATTAGATTTACAAACGATACCAAACATTTTGCCTGGATAAATTTCGGTGACTTTCCAAACCCGAACGGAGAAGTTTTTTTATGTATTGGAGATTTTGATAACGAAACGGGTACAATATCAAATGTTCGTATAAAAAGAAACGTTCAGATAGATGAAACATCTAACGGATATGGTGTTGAATTCACTAACGATAATAAATATTTATATATTACTTTATCACCACCAGGTCCGCTTGGAAAATGGACAAGTCATTTAATTGTATATGATTTTGAAGAATTATTAAATACAAATTCAGAACAAGAATTATTAGAAGTAGCCCCTCTAAAAGTAATATCAACTCCAGCTGCTGTCATAACAACATCTCCAAACTTATATTACGGAGCTTTACAAACAAGTCCGGATGGGAGAATGTACATTGCTAACATGTGGAAAAACTCCGTATTAGTAATTGATAATCCAAAAGATCCAGTAAATATGCGATTGTATGAACTGCCTACAGCAGGAGCTACAAGATATGGATTACCTAATTTTGCTGTACCATGGTTTACAACTGGTGTAGAAATTAATCAAGACCCGAACAGCTTATGTGCTAACAAACAAATACCAATAGATTTTTACATTGTTGATGGAGAAGGCTATGAACAAGTAGATAAAATTACTGTAGATTATGGCGATGGCATTACGCAAACAGATTTAGTTCCATTAACACCAGGAATTCATTCTAAAAAACACACCTATTCTAATCCAGGAATGTACAATATAAAAATGGATGCCTACAAAGCAGATAATACAGTATTTACCAGTTTTGACAAAACACTTATAATTAATTCTTGCTCAGTTAAAGTTAATCCTTTTATAAGAGGTGAATTTAAAAGTTAA